From the genome of Thermogutta terrifontis, one region includes:
- a CDS encoding EF-Tu/IF-2/RF-3 family GTPase, with the protein MAEIPVGRVTHYFSHLGVAAVEITNGTLAVGDTIHIKGHTTDFYQPVTSIQIDRRPVQQAEAGQNVGIKVAEHAREHDTVYKVVPEASA; encoded by the coding sequence ATGGCAGAGATTCCAGTGGGACGCGTAACACACTACTTCAGCCATTTGGGCGTGGCGGCTGTGGAGATTACGAATGGCACTCTGGCCGTAGGAGATACCATCCACATCAAAGGGCACACGACTGACTTTTACCAGCCTGTGACCTCGATTCAAATTGACAGGCGGCCCGTTCAGCAGGCGGAGGCCGGGCAGAACGTGGGGATCAAAGTTGCGGAACATGCGCGTGAACACGATACCGTGTACAAGGTAGTTCCGGAGGCGTCGGCATAA
- a CDS encoding class I SAM-dependent methyltransferase, producing MFQVDCEEWGATPFQTQDYELLDFGEGRRLERFGAWVLDRPSPAAEGPPVRPPLWRMAHSRFERVRGNLGRWVDQTHVPQRWTIRWGPLVFELKRNDSGHVGLFPEQAANWNWLYYRLRATPPTKPILNLFAYTGGATLAAALAGAEVIHVDAARNVVGWARRNAEHSGLENRPIHWIVEDARKFVRRELRRGKSYEGIILDPPSYGHGPRGEAFQFHKDIEALVRMCFELMAPDRGFFLFTCHTPGYGTQQVTRLIHGIRPEIWQYGELKIRMMAIPTADGRFLPSGMMVRWDALGVPAPSNKL from the coding sequence ATGTTCCAGGTTGACTGCGAAGAATGGGGTGCAACTCCTTTTCAGACTCAGGATTACGAGCTCCTCGATTTCGGAGAAGGACGTCGCCTGGAACGCTTTGGAGCGTGGGTTTTAGACCGGCCCAGTCCCGCGGCGGAAGGGCCGCCGGTTCGGCCGCCGTTGTGGCGCATGGCTCACAGTCGGTTCGAGCGGGTTCGTGGGAATCTGGGCAGGTGGGTGGACCAGACTCACGTCCCGCAGCGATGGACGATTCGATGGGGCCCGCTCGTGTTCGAATTGAAGCGGAACGATTCTGGCCACGTGGGGCTTTTTCCGGAACAGGCTGCCAACTGGAACTGGCTCTACTATCGGCTTCGCGCCACTCCTCCCACCAAGCCGATTCTCAACCTTTTTGCCTATACGGGAGGGGCTACTCTGGCGGCGGCACTGGCAGGAGCCGAGGTCATCCATGTGGATGCCGCTCGGAATGTGGTGGGTTGGGCACGTCGTAACGCCGAGCACTCGGGCCTGGAAAATCGGCCCATTCACTGGATTGTCGAAGACGCGCGAAAATTTGTGCGGCGCGAGCTGCGGCGAGGCAAAAGCTACGAGGGGATCATTCTGGATCCGCCCAGTTACGGTCATGGTCCCCGAGGCGAGGCCTTTCAGTTTCACAAAGATATTGAGGCCCTTGTACGAATGTGTTTTGAGCTAATGGCCCCCGACCGGGGTTTCTTCCTCTTCACGTGCCACACGCCTGGTTACGGTACCCAGCAGGTTACACGATTGATCCACGGGATTCGTCCAGAGATTTGGCAGTATGGGGAATTAAAAATCCGGATGATGGCGATTCCTACTGCGGATGGCCGATTCCTTCCCAGCGGTATGATGGTCCGCTGGGATGCGCTCGGTGTTCCGGCACCTTCGAACAAGCTCTAA
- a CDS encoding CNNM domain-containing protein: MTLVLPLALFLIGLALSALFSGTETGFYRVSRLRLQVLAGTGDWLARILAWFAERPALFISTTLVGNNLANYLVSFAAVVLLQQLASASTTTVEFLATFVTTPIVFIFGELIPKRLFLQAPFRLLRITGPVFAVLAVVLLPVAVILWAYSRVLALFLTAPLDEARSEITSQELRRIMEEGEHAGLIVGMQRRIARAILESGAKPVSAFMQELSAIPHVSLDITWQHLAQQSSFKEEEFALVCESTGDGRYRGYVCLAELFLNPETPVRAFVRPIFRVYAEERLVSVLQELFRTREPLALVVNAKGQPVGVLIERALRRLYLVDSNS, encoded by the coding sequence ATGACCCTCGTTTTGCCACTTGCTTTATTCCTCATCGGCCTTGCTTTAAGCGCACTTTTCAGCGGAACGGAAACCGGCTTCTATCGCGTTTCTCGATTACGACTCCAGGTCCTGGCGGGCACGGGTGATTGGCTTGCGCGCATCCTTGCCTGGTTCGCCGAGCGGCCCGCGTTATTCATTAGCACGACTCTTGTAGGCAACAATCTAGCCAATTATTTGGTCTCTTTCGCGGCCGTTGTTCTTTTACAGCAACTGGCCAGTGCGTCGACCACAACGGTCGAGTTTCTCGCCACGTTCGTCACGACTCCCATCGTCTTTATTTTCGGAGAACTCATTCCAAAGCGACTCTTCCTTCAGGCTCCTTTTCGGCTGCTTCGCATCACAGGGCCCGTCTTTGCCGTTCTGGCCGTCGTGCTGTTGCCCGTCGCAGTGATCCTCTGGGCGTATAGTCGAGTCTTGGCTTTGTTCCTTACTGCTCCGCTGGACGAAGCACGCTCCGAGATCACCAGTCAGGAGTTACGACGGATCATGGAGGAGGGTGAACACGCGGGACTAATTGTGGGCATGCAGCGTCGGATCGCTCGAGCCATTCTGGAGAGCGGCGCCAAACCGGTAAGCGCGTTCATGCAGGAACTCTCGGCTATTCCCCACGTTTCGCTCGACATCACCTGGCAACATCTGGCTCAGCAATCATCCTTTAAAGAAGAGGAGTTTGCCCTGGTTTGCGAGAGCACCGGTGATGGAAGATACAGAGGCTACGTATGTCTGGCGGAACTCTTTTTGAATCCAGAGACACCGGTGCGTGCTTTTGTTCGGCCGATTTTTCGCGTTTATGCGGAGGAGCGATTGGTGTCCGTCCTTCAAGAGCTGTTTCGGACACGGGAACCTCTGGCGCTGGTGGTAAATGCAAAAGGTCAGCCTGTGGGCGTGCTCATCGAGCGGGCATTGCGCCGCCTCTATCTTGTGGATAGCAACTCTTAG
- a CDS encoding CNNM domain-containing protein, which produces MLSLIPFLIVMGALAVLSACFSAAEAAFFSLRRQDTQRLATFGWTGRLASYLANRGEHLLTAILFCNLLVNVAYFTMSSVITLHWQRQGNIQQAGVFASLSILVLIFFSEMLPKSLAAQRPVASALILAFPIYMAVRLTNPLLPVLRGIAISIRRVFWPGFKPEPFLRVRELEKAVRFSQEAAAVLEDEQHVLENLVQLSDLRAEDVMQPRTEVRIFHRPVSPPEAKAAFSVSKYLFIVEQEDEAFTAAISSRTLMRAAQRTVSADEPQPNVLPASDQSNTTESEGLDSVDLAVWAEPVAYVPWNVTAAQVLQTLVDEHRDVAAVVNEYGETVGIITLEDLLSRIFTRETSRSEQFFGRRPILPVQPGVWHVTGLTSVYRLCRYFGLEHPEEASRTVAGIFQDQLGRLPKPGDICRWGPFELRAIQVGRRGVILAELRRCDHAKETGE; this is translated from the coding sequence ATGCTCTCACTGATCCCGTTTCTGATCGTGATGGGGGCATTGGCAGTCCTGTCGGCATGCTTTTCTGCGGCGGAAGCAGCTTTCTTCTCGCTTCGTCGTCAGGACACGCAACGGCTGGCCACTTTCGGCTGGACAGGTCGCCTCGCTTCCTATCTTGCGAACCGAGGGGAACACCTTCTGACGGCCATTTTGTTCTGCAATTTGCTGGTCAACGTGGCCTACTTCACGATGTCTTCGGTGATCACACTGCACTGGCAGCGACAGGGGAATATCCAGCAGGCCGGTGTTTTCGCGTCGCTTTCCATCTTGGTTCTCATTTTCTTCAGTGAGATGCTGCCCAAAAGCCTCGCCGCCCAGCGTCCGGTAGCCTCCGCACTAATACTGGCCTTTCCCATCTACATGGCCGTCAGGTTGACAAACCCCCTTCTGCCGGTGTTACGTGGAATAGCCATCAGCATTCGACGAGTGTTCTGGCCCGGGTTCAAACCGGAACCCTTTCTGCGTGTCAGGGAGTTGGAAAAAGCGGTCCGCTTCTCCCAGGAGGCTGCGGCGGTACTGGAAGATGAACAACACGTCCTGGAGAACCTCGTCCAGCTTTCTGATCTACGCGCTGAGGATGTCATGCAGCCTCGCACCGAGGTCCGGATTTTCCACCGACCGGTATCACCCCCCGAGGCCAAAGCGGCATTCTCAGTGTCAAAGTATCTCTTCATCGTGGAGCAGGAAGACGAGGCTTTCACGGCAGCGATTTCTTCTCGGACCCTTATGAGAGCGGCACAGCGCACTGTGAGCGCTGACGAACCGCAACCGAATGTCCTACCGGCCTCAGATCAGAGTAACACAACCGAATCAGAAGGTTTGGATTCCGTGGACCTGGCTGTTTGGGCCGAGCCCGTTGCCTATGTCCCCTGGAACGTCACGGCTGCGCAGGTCCTGCAAACCCTGGTGGATGAGCATCGAGACGTGGCAGCGGTTGTGAATGAGTATGGCGAAACGGTGGGCATCATCACTCTTGAGGACCTTCTCTCCCGCATCTTCACACGTGAGACCAGCCGCAGCGAGCAGTTCTTCGGACGGCGTCCCATCCTCCCTGTACAGCCGGGCGTCTGGCACGTAACGGGGTTGACGAGTGTTTATCGCCTGTGCCGTTATTTCGGTCTGGAACATCCCGAGGAGGCCAGCCGTACAGTCGCCGGCATCTTTCAGGACCAATTAGGACGACTGCCCAAGCCTGGCGACATCTGCCGGTGGGGACCATTTGAATTGCGTGCCATTCAGGTGGGCCGTCGTGGTGTCATTCTGGCTGAACTTCGCCGCTGTGATCACGCGAAGGAGACCGGTGAATGA
- a CDS encoding ABC transporter permease subunit yields the protein MFAGPILTREMAVCPRRWQFFLARTAYAAILLLIMCTAWLVVTGTQYIRDVGDAARFGETWFQIASPLQLVLAIFSAALVAASSVCQEKDKRTLDLLLVTELANTELVLGKLFSSLVTLLTTLVGGIPVYLFAALLGGISYGQIFRVFLVTLAAMLVAGSIGTVLAFWREKTVQAITLTILALVFWLGIGEVLAWQGERSLAGIPCSSLAVMISPWRAVLEASRPILRAEGALGILRYSWAGFLAVELVSFLVLNGIAIAGVRVWNVVRDPRRQPAEEDWATAQEAEVLEPALAAVGTSAQAQTRPSQSETTDQDGVKEATVPTPIARGAKSVEELSRLHAAPGKKREVWDNPVLWREVCTWAYGRRALLVRIGYLALFFAAFFTLAQYGETAEGVNKGLVAAVTVPVLLISLILVNTQAVIALTTERDGRTLDLLLVSDITPKEFIFGKLAGTFYNCKEYVLLPTVLCLWLGWRGWLTWEDTVYLVVGLWVLFGFVAMLGVHAGLNYVNSRHAIATSLGTVFFLFLGVAVCMRVMLAFSGSFQAQLHPFLAFMIGGGAGLYLALGIRNPSNALALASFACPLATFYALTSLFLGQTHLVFVTLVAAYSFATAAMLIPAIDEFDVATGRTTLDET from the coding sequence TTGTTTGCAGGGCCGATATTAACTCGCGAAATGGCCGTTTGTCCCCGCCGCTGGCAATTCTTTCTTGCCAGAACGGCCTATGCGGCCATTCTCCTCTTAATCATGTGCACGGCATGGCTGGTGGTCACCGGCACGCAGTACATTCGAGATGTTGGGGACGCCGCTCGGTTTGGGGAAACGTGGTTTCAGATCGCCAGCCCGCTACAGCTTGTCCTGGCAATATTCTCGGCTGCATTGGTCGCCGCCTCGAGCGTCTGTCAGGAAAAAGACAAACGCACCCTCGATCTCCTCCTGGTAACAGAGCTCGCAAACACCGAGCTTGTTCTGGGGAAGCTTTTCAGCAGCCTTGTTACGCTTCTGACGACCTTGGTGGGTGGAATTCCCGTGTATCTTTTTGCTGCCCTTTTAGGTGGCATTTCTTACGGCCAGATTTTTCGCGTGTTCCTCGTTACCTTGGCAGCCATGCTCGTCGCCGGAAGTATCGGCACGGTTCTGGCTTTCTGGCGGGAAAAGACCGTTCAGGCAATCACGCTGACCATTCTCGCGCTTGTATTCTGGCTGGGCATCGGCGAGGTGCTGGCCTGGCAGGGGGAGCGATCGCTTGCGGGAATACCCTGCTCGTCGCTGGCTGTGATGATCAGCCCCTGGCGGGCAGTTCTGGAGGCGTCTCGCCCGATTCTCCGGGCAGAAGGCGCGCTCGGCATATTACGATATAGCTGGGCGGGGTTTCTTGCCGTGGAGCTAGTCTCTTTCCTGGTCCTGAATGGCATTGCCATTGCCGGAGTGCGAGTTTGGAACGTAGTTCGAGATCCTCGGCGGCAGCCGGCGGAGGAGGACTGGGCCACAGCCCAGGAAGCGGAAGTGCTCGAGCCAGCTCTCGCCGCTGTCGGGACAAGTGCTCAGGCCCAGACCAGGCCGTCTCAAAGCGAGACAACGGACCAGGATGGCGTGAAGGAGGCAACGGTTCCAACTCCAATCGCTCGAGGGGCAAAGTCGGTGGAAGAATTGAGCCGTCTTCACGCCGCACCGGGCAAAAAGAGAGAGGTGTGGGACAATCCGGTACTTTGGCGGGAGGTCTGCACATGGGCGTACGGAAGGCGCGCCCTTCTCGTACGGATTGGATATCTGGCCCTCTTTTTTGCCGCCTTTTTCACCCTGGCCCAGTATGGGGAAACTGCTGAGGGGGTCAACAAGGGCCTCGTCGCCGCAGTCACGGTGCCGGTTTTATTGATCAGTCTCATCCTCGTCAACACCCAGGCGGTCATCGCTCTGACGACGGAACGTGACGGTCGAACACTGGATCTCCTCCTGGTCTCAGACATTACCCCCAAAGAGTTTATCTTTGGCAAACTGGCGGGAACTTTTTACAACTGCAAGGAGTATGTGCTTTTACCCACGGTTCTGTGCCTGTGGCTGGGCTGGCGCGGCTGGCTGACGTGGGAGGACACCGTCTATCTCGTTGTCGGTCTGTGGGTGCTCTTTGGATTTGTGGCGATGCTCGGAGTTCACGCTGGCTTAAACTACGTCAACTCCCGCCATGCCATCGCGACCAGTCTGGGGACCGTGTTTTTCCTCTTTCTCGGTGTCGCCGTGTGCATGCGGGTGATGCTGGCGTTCAGTGGGTCGTTCCAGGCCCAGCTTCATCCGTTTCTGGCTTTCATGATCGGAGGCGGAGCGGGCCTGTACCTAGCGCTGGGGATTCGAAACCCGTCGAATGCATTGGCTCTCGCTTCGTTCGCCTGTCCCCTGGCCACATTTTATGCTCTTACCAGTCTTTTTTTGGGACAAACCCATCTGGTTTTTGTCACGCTGGTTGCCGCCTACAGTTTCGCCACGGCTGCGATGCTCATTCCGGCCATCGACGAGTTCGATGTGGCCACCGGCCGCACTACACTGGATGAGACCTGA
- a CDS encoding response regulator transcription factor: MSTCQILVVEDDTRIQELLQYNLTRAGFSVVSAYSAEEALSFLSQRPIDIVILDLMLPGMDGLTFCRRLKSQPDTANIPVIMLTARGEDQAIVTGLETGADDYIPKPFSPKVLIARIRAVLRRKTPDKEQDEECYSVGEITIDRSRREVRVRDRSIQLTRTEFEILDILASRAGRVLSRTEIAELVHGEPFVTTDRAVDVHIASLRKKLGEAGKMVETVRGVGYRIQPHQASQPSQVEP; the protein is encoded by the coding sequence ATGAGCACTTGTCAGATTCTGGTCGTTGAAGATGACACTCGCATCCAGGAACTTCTTCAGTACAACCTCACGCGGGCGGGGTTTTCCGTGGTTTCAGCGTATTCGGCCGAGGAAGCTTTGTCTTTCCTCAGCCAGAGACCGATCGACATCGTCATTCTGGACCTGATGCTGCCGGGGATGGACGGCCTCACATTCTGTCGTCGCTTAAAAAGTCAGCCCGATACAGCGAATATTCCCGTCATCATGCTCACAGCTCGAGGAGAGGATCAGGCCATCGTGACGGGATTAGAAACCGGGGCTGATGACTACATTCCTAAGCCATTCAGTCCAAAGGTGTTGATCGCTCGAATTCGCGCTGTTCTCAGACGAAAGACGCCTGACAAAGAGCAGGACGAAGAATGCTATTCCGTTGGGGAAATCACGATCGATAGATCCCGACGGGAAGTGCGTGTGCGGGATAGGTCGATCCAACTGACGCGGACGGAGTTTGAAATACTCGATATTCTCGCCAGCCGTGCTGGTCGGGTACTTTCGCGAACGGAAATCGCCGAACTGGTTCACGGAGAGCCCTTCGTGACAACCGATCGGGCCGTGGACGTGCACATTGCGTCTCTCCGCAAGAAACTGGGGGAAGCGGGAAAAATGGTGGAGACAGTCCGTGGTGTTGGTTATCGGATTCAGCCCCACCAAGCCAGCCAGCCATCGCAAGTCGAGCCGTGA
- a CDS encoding RidA family protein — protein MTHEERLQLWLEKNGLRLPSPPEPKGLYRPVVQTSTWLWTSGHLPVTDTGELIRGTVGADMTEDKGREAAVWAGLGILASVRSYLGSLDKVKRLIKLTGLVQSAPGFHGQPSVINGCSQLFAEVFGNDGGIGVRTAFGTPTLPLGAAVEIEAVFELADSQ, from the coding sequence ATGACCCACGAAGAGCGGCTGCAACTGTGGTTGGAAAAAAATGGCCTTCGGCTTCCCTCCCCGCCGGAGCCAAAAGGTTTATACCGGCCCGTTGTCCAGACCAGCACCTGGCTGTGGACCTCGGGCCACCTGCCCGTCACTGACACCGGCGAGTTAATCCGGGGAACCGTGGGTGCGGACATGACGGAGGATAAAGGGCGAGAGGCCGCCGTTTGGGCGGGATTGGGAATTCTTGCTTCCGTGAGAAGTTATCTAGGCAGCCTTGATAAAGTGAAACGACTGATCAAGCTCACCGGTCTTGTTCAATCGGCTCCCGGATTCCACGGACAACCGTCAGTTATTAACGGGTGCAGCCAACTTTTCGCAGAGGTATTTGGAAACGATGGCGGCATCGGCGTGCGTACCGCTTTTGGAACTCCCACGCTTCCTTTAGGTGCTGCAGTGGAGATCGAGGCCGTGTTTGAGCTTGCTGATTCCCAGTGA
- the hisG gene encoding ATP phosphoribosyltransferase, with translation MSESGQVLRLGLPAGSLQEATADLFRRAGYKITYTNRSYYPAIDDPEIECVLIRAQEMARYVQDGVLDAGLTGYDWIIETKADVVEVAELVFSKVSRRPVRWVLAVPEDSPIQSVKDLEGKRIATEAVGITEQFLARHGVKAKVEFSWGATEVKPPRLADAIVEVTETGSSLRANNLRILEEVLVSTPRFIANRAAYQDPWKRQKIEDIVLMLKGAMAAEGKVSLMMNVPRNKLSQVVAILPALQKPTVADLSDPDWVAVITVCDESVVRQIIPRLKAAGAQGIVEQPITKLID, from the coding sequence ATGTCTGAGTCTGGACAAGTATTGCGTCTGGGTTTACCGGCCGGTAGCCTTCAGGAAGCCACGGCCGATTTGTTTCGTCGTGCCGGTTACAAAATTACTTACACGAATCGGAGTTATTACCCGGCGATTGACGATCCGGAGATTGAGTGCGTTCTTATCCGAGCCCAGGAGATGGCCCGATACGTTCAGGACGGCGTCCTTGACGCGGGACTGACGGGCTACGACTGGATCATCGAGACGAAAGCGGATGTCGTGGAAGTTGCGGAGTTGGTATTTTCCAAAGTTTCCCGCCGACCGGTCCGATGGGTTCTGGCCGTTCCCGAGGACTCTCCCATTCAGTCGGTGAAAGATTTGGAAGGCAAACGCATCGCCACCGAAGCAGTGGGCATCACCGAGCAGTTTCTTGCTCGTCACGGGGTGAAGGCAAAAGTGGAATTCAGTTGGGGAGCCACCGAGGTTAAACCCCCACGGTTGGCGGATGCCATCGTGGAAGTGACAGAAACGGGTAGTTCCCTGCGCGCCAATAATCTGCGGATTCTGGAGGAAGTTCTAGTCAGCACGCCGCGGTTTATTGCCAACCGGGCTGCCTATCAGGACCCCTGGAAGCGGCAGAAGATCGAGGACATCGTACTCATGCTTAAGGGTGCGATGGCGGCTGAGGGCAAGGTCAGCCTGATGATGAATGTTCCGCGAAACAAGCTGTCACAGGTAGTGGCGATCTTGCCGGCCCTGCAAAAACCGACGGTGGCCGACCTTTCTGATCCCGATTGGGTGGCGGTCATCACCGTTTGCGACGAAAGCGTCGTGCGACAGATCATCCCGCGGCTTAAGGCGGCAGGCGCGCAGGGGATTGTGGAACAACCCATCACCAAGCTGATCGACTAA
- the hisI gene encoding phosphoribosyl-AMP cyclohydrolase — MSDKTSTSTDSIPPAGPDFSRGGGILPAIAQDAVTGEVLMLAYMNAESFAETVATGRAVYFSRSRNKLWRKGEESGHVQIVKEIFIDCDNDAILLKVEQVGGAACHTGYRSCFYRQLTPNGLKPVGEPVFDPQKVYGQKS; from the coding sequence ATGAGCGATAAAACTTCCACTTCTACAGATTCGATCCCACCGGCCGGCCCGGATTTCAGTCGCGGCGGGGGTATTCTTCCGGCCATCGCCCAGGACGCCGTGACTGGTGAAGTCCTCATGCTCGCGTATATGAACGCGGAAAGTTTTGCCGAGACGGTGGCCACCGGCCGGGCGGTTTATTTCAGCCGGAGCCGAAACAAGCTGTGGCGCAAAGGGGAAGAGAGCGGGCACGTGCAAATCGTCAAGGAAATCTTCATTGATTGCGATAATGACGCAATCCTTCTCAAAGTCGAGCAAGTGGGTGGGGCAGCGTGTCATACCGGCTATCGCTCCTGTTTTTATCGACAACTCACTCCCAATGGTCTGAAACCGGTGGGCGAGCCGGTTTTCGATCCGCAAAAGGTTTACGGTCAGAAATCCTGA
- a CDS encoding ABC-F family ATP-binding cassette domain-containing protein — translation MQVLHVEGIRKYFGPNPVLDGVTFDLYAGDRAGLVGPNGSGKTTLLKIIAGLESPDGGECQITTGIRLGYLEQHAEFLPGRTVWEEAQSALQHLLELQHEAERTAALLAEIQRPDERARLAARFDRLQQELHRLNAYHLDHKIEQILVGLGLGPDFFDRPACELSGGEQNRLLLAKLLLSEPDFMLLDEPSNHLDIEATRWLEEFLANHRAAMIIVSHDRYFLDKVTTRTLELFRGTVETFPGNFSAYRRQKEERLLVARRTYEKQLEEIEKAEEFIRRHHYGQKAAQAQDRRKKLERIELVEPPREITAPPIQFPAAERSGDIVLRVENLGKSFGRPLFKGLTFEIARGQRWGILGPNGCGKSTLLKCLLGEVEPDEGRVIRGHNVIVGYFDQHLTCLPPDLPAMDAVLPTSIVGDDLVEQKRRDLLAKFGITGDRALTPVRNLSGGERCRVALARLTAAKANFLVLDEPTNHLDLWARDALEQALRRFDGTVLFVSHDRYFIDQVADHLLVFEGAEVRVIHGNYAMYQALADARRAESAQKIKDTAPDESQVRRPSKRADDRGEGSGKRKRRFPYRKVEDIEADILQHEARREEIHRELSEPETYRHGDRVKRLKQELEELEQKLQSLYAHWEEAMELNG, via the coding sequence ATGCAAGTTCTGCACGTTGAAGGCATCCGAAAATACTTTGGTCCCAATCCAGTCCTGGACGGAGTCACCTTTGATCTTTACGCCGGAGATCGGGCCGGCCTTGTCGGACCCAACGGGTCGGGCAAGACGACACTCTTGAAAATCATTGCGGGTCTCGAATCACCCGACGGGGGAGAGTGCCAAATCACCACCGGCATCCGTCTGGGATACCTGGAGCAGCATGCGGAGTTTTTGCCCGGCCGCACCGTGTGGGAGGAGGCCCAGAGTGCTCTGCAACATTTGCTCGAGTTGCAACACGAAGCCGAAAGAACGGCGGCTCTTCTGGCGGAGATCCAGCGCCCCGACGAGCGTGCCCGACTGGCAGCCCGATTCGACCGACTTCAACAAGAACTCCACCGGCTCAACGCTTATCACCTAGACCATAAAATCGAGCAAATTCTGGTAGGTCTGGGGCTGGGGCCTGATTTCTTTGACCGACCTGCCTGCGAACTGAGTGGCGGCGAGCAAAACCGACTTTTGCTGGCGAAGCTCCTGCTCTCCGAACCGGATTTCATGCTCCTCGACGAGCCCTCCAACCATCTCGACATTGAGGCCACGCGCTGGCTGGAGGAGTTTCTCGCAAACCACCGTGCCGCAATGATCATCGTGTCCCACGACAGGTACTTTCTCGACAAGGTTACAACTCGGACACTGGAACTTTTTCGCGGAACGGTGGAGACATTTCCAGGTAATTTTTCTGCCTACCGTCGTCAAAAAGAGGAACGGCTTCTGGTCGCCCGGCGGACTTACGAGAAGCAACTCGAAGAAATTGAAAAGGCAGAGGAGTTCATCCGGCGCCATCACTACGGCCAGAAGGCAGCTCAGGCTCAGGATCGCCGCAAAAAGCTGGAACGGATTGAGCTTGTTGAACCGCCGCGGGAAATCACCGCGCCGCCGATCCAGTTTCCCGCTGCAGAACGAAGCGGCGATATCGTGCTGAGAGTCGAAAACCTCGGCAAGAGTTTTGGACGGCCGCTTTTTAAGGGACTTACCTTTGAAATCGCGCGTGGTCAGCGATGGGGTATCCTGGGCCCTAACGGATGCGGCAAGAGTACTCTCCTGAAGTGCCTGCTCGGAGAAGTCGAGCCCGATGAGGGGCGTGTCATTCGAGGGCACAATGTCATAGTGGGCTATTTCGACCAGCATCTGACATGTCTACCTCCCGATCTACCCGCCATGGACGCGGTTCTCCCCACTTCAATCGTCGGTGACGACCTGGTCGAGCAAAAGCGTCGAGATCTTCTCGCAAAATTCGGTATCACAGGGGACCGTGCCCTCACGCCCGTCCGGAACCTGAGCGGGGGTGAACGCTGTCGAGTGGCACTTGCGCGACTGACCGCGGCCAAAGCGAATTTTCTCGTTCTGGATGAGCCGACCAACCACCTCGACCTCTGGGCACGCGATGCCCTTGAACAGGCGCTACGCCGCTTTGACGGCACCGTTCTCTTCGTCAGTCACGACCGCTATTTTATCGATCAGGTGGCTGATCACCTCCTCGTTTTCGAGGGGGCCGAGGTGCGGGTGATCCATGGAAATTACGCAATGTACCAGGCCCTCGCGGATGCCCGACGTGCGGAGTCCGCACAAAAGATAAAGGACACGGCTCCAGACGAATCCCAAGTCAGGAGGCCCAGCAAACGCGCTGACGATCGCGGCGAAGGTTCAGGAAAGCGAAAGAGACGATTCCCCTATCGCAAAGTGGAGGATATCGAGGCGGACATTCTCCAGCACGAGGCCCGCCGCGAAGAGATTCACCGCGAACTCAGCGAGCCGGAAACGTATCGCCACGGCGATCGGGTGAAGCGGCTCAAACAGGAGCTTGAAGAATTGGAGCAAAAACTTCAATCGTTGTATGCACACTGGGAGGAAGCGATGGAGCTGAATGGCTGA
- a CDS encoding enoyl-ACP reductase FabI: MGLFSGKVGLIMGVANDRSIAWAIAEALHREGAELAYTHLPGPSNERRVRRLVEAHQPKVFLPCDVQSDDDIANVFSAIEDQYGQLDLVVHAVAFAPPAELRNPYVETTRQGWHVAMDISAYSLVAVSRAARGLMESGGSILTISYFGAEKVMPGYNVMGVCKAALEHSVRYLAWDLGPKNIRVNAISAGPVRTLSSAGIAGFDEMQRHAAHKSPLRRNVDLHELASTAVFLLSEMSSGITGEILHVDCGYNIVGL, encoded by the coding sequence ATGGGATTGTTCAGTGGCAAAGTCGGTTTGATCATGGGTGTGGCCAACGACCGGAGCATCGCCTGGGCCATCGCTGAGGCACTCCATCGCGAGGGCGCGGAGCTGGCCTACACGCACCTGCCGGGTCCATCCAACGAACGCCGCGTTCGCCGGCTGGTCGAGGCCCATCAACCCAAAGTCTTTCTACCCTGCGACGTACAGTCTGATGACGACATCGCGAACGTGTTTTCGGCGATTGAAGATCAGTACGGCCAGCTCGATTTAGTCGTCCACGCAGTGGCATTTGCGCCACCAGCCGAGCTGCGGAATCCTTACGTGGAGACAACCCGCCAGGGCTGGCACGTCGCGATGGACATTTCGGCCTACAGCCTGGTGGCGGTTTCCCGTGCCGCGCGAGGGCTCATGGAAAGCGGCGGCTCCATTTTGACGATCAGCTACTTCGGCGCGGAAAAAGTGATGCCCGGCTACAACGTCATGGGAGTCTGCAAAGCGGCGCTGGAACACAGTGTCCGATATCTGGCCTGGGACCTGGGGCCGAAAAATATCCGCGTCAACGCCATCAGCGCGGGACCGGTGCGGACTCTCAGTTCTGCCGGAATCGCGGGATTCGATGAGATGCAGCGGCACGCCGCACATAAAAGCCCGTTACGGCGAAACGTGGACCTCCATGAGCTAGCCTCCACCGCTGTTTTCCTCCTCAGTGAAATGTCAAGCGGAATTACCGGGGAGATCCTTCACGTGGACTGCGGCTACAATATCGTGGGATTGTAA